In Polyangiaceae bacterium, the genomic window GAACGCGCTGATCTTTTTCTTTGCGGCTGCCATTTTTCTCTACCGTTTCTCTACATGCGAGAAATCCAGCTCCACCGGCGTGGGACGCCCGAAGATGCTGACCATGACCTTGAGCTTCTGCTTGTCGGGTTTGACTTCCTGGACCGTGCCCGAGAAGTTGGCGAACGCGCCGACCACGACGCGAACCTCGTCGCCTTCCTGGAACTGATGACGGGGCTTGGGCTTGACGGCGCCCTCGACGATGCCCTTGCGGAGATCCTCGATGTGCGGCGGCTTCACCTCTTGCGGGCGCTGGTTGCCGATGAAACCCGTGACCTTCGGCGTGTCTTTGACCAGGTGCCAGGCGTGCTCGCTCATCTCCATCTCGACGAAGACGTATCCGGGGAAGCTGGTCTTGGTCTTGACGCGCTGCTTGCCGTCCTTGGCCGACTCCGTGACCGTCTCCGACGGGATCAGGACCTCGCCGAACTTCTCCTCCATCTTGAACTGGCGGATGCGCTCCTGGAGCGCGGCCTTCACCTTGTTCTCGTAGCCGGAGTAGGTGGTGACGACGTACCACTTCTTGGCGGAGGAGGTCTCCTCGCCGGGAGTCTCCGCCGGAGCAGCAAGCATCTCGTTCGTTTCAGGCTCAGTCATGCGCCGTACACCAGGTGAGTGAGGAATCCCCAGAACCGGTCGAGCAACGCCACGTAGACCGTGGCGATCATGCTCGCCACGATCACGACGATGGTGCCGTTGGTGACCGTCTCGCGGCTCGGCCAAGTGACCTTGGTGAGCTCGAGCGCCACTTCGTCCGCCCAGCGCCGCACGTGCTCTTTGCGGTAGACCTGGACGATCGTCAGAATGCCGATGAGCGCGCCGATACCGAGCGCGTAGCTGCCGCGCTCGTCTTCGGCGAAGCGCAGGAGCAGCGGCACCGCGCGGGTCGCCGCGGGCCAGTCGGCGAGGGCGCCCCAGGCGACCCCGATGATCTTCGAGCTGATGAATGCGAGCAGGATGCCGCCGATGAAGAACGCTGCGTGGACGTAGCGGGCCGAGGCACCCAGCTGCTCGGCCGCCGTCTCCGTGGACTCGTGGGCGAGGGCCTTCGCCTCCAGCGCCAGGTCGGCGCTCTCGTGCTCGGCGCGCTCGCGCTCGTGAGCCTCGGGAGACTCCTCGGCCTCGTCCTCGGCGCCGGCGTCGGACTCGTCCTCGGAGCGCTCGTCGTCGTCGCGCTCCTCGGCAGACGCGTCGCCGCTCGCGGACTCTTCGTCCTCGTTCAGCTCGTCGTCTTTCTCTTCGTCCTTGCGTGCCATCTTCTGCTTCCTCGCGTCGGGCTCTGCCGCCACGTGCCTTCGTCACGCCCCCGAGGGGGCCGAACCGCTCCCGTGGCAGGGGCTGAGGGACTCGAACCCACGACCTGCGGATTTGGAATCCGCTGCTCTACCAACTGAGCTAAACCCCTGTGGTTTCCCAAAAACTCGCGTCTTTCGCTGGATTTTCGGGGGCTTCTCTCTACTTGCTCTCCTTGTGCACCGTGTGGCGCTCACAGGTCTTGCAGAACTTCTTGAGGCACAGTGGCTGCGAGCCTTCGCGGCGCGCGATTGTCGTCTTGTAGTTGCGCTCGCCGCAGACCTCACAAGCGAGGGCGACGCGGAGTCGCCCTGGCCGGCTGGTAACGTCGCTCGCAGCCACTCTCCTCTTCTCACTCGATGATCTTGGTGACGACGCCCGCGCCGACGGTCTTGCCGCCTTCGCGGATGGCGAAGCGCATCTGCTCCTCCAGCGCCACGTTGGTGATGAGCTCCACTTCCACGGTCACGTTGTCACCCGGCATCACCATCTTGATGCCCTCGGGCAGGGTCACGCTCCCGGTCACGTCCATCGTGCGGATGTAGAACTGCGGCTTGTAGTTGGTGAAGAACGGCGTGTGACGGCCACCCTCCTCCTTCTTCAGCACGTACACCTCGCCCATGAACTTCTTGTGCGGCTTGATGCTGCCGGGCGCCGCCAGGATCTGGCCGCGCTCGATCTGGTCCTTGTCGATGCCGCGCAGCAGGCAACCGACGTTGTCGCCGGCCTGACCCTCGTCCATCGACTTGCGGAACATCTCAACGCCGGTCACGACCGTCTTCTTGTCGCGGTCGAAGCCGATGATCTCGACCTCGTCGTTGACGTGGACCTTGCCGCGCTCGATGCGGCCCGTGGCCACCGTGCCGCGGCCCTTGATCGAGAACACGTCCTCGACCGCCATCAGGAAGGGCTTGTCCACCTCGCGCTGCGGCTGCGGGATCTCCGAGTCCAGAGCCCCGAGCAGCTCGTCGATCTTCGCCTCCCACTTCGCGTCGCCCTGCAGCGCCGGCAGCGCCGCGCCCTGCACGATCTTCGCGTTGTCGCCGTTGAACTTGTACTTGTTCAAGAGCTCCCGGACTTCCATCTCGACCAGCTCGAGCATCTCCGGGTCTTCCACCGCGTCGCACTTGTTCAGGAACACCACGATGTGGTTCAGGCCCACCTGACGCGCGAGCAGCACGTGCTCCCGCGTCTGCGGCATCACGCTGTCCAGCGCGCTCACCACCAGGATCGCGCCGTCCATCTGCGCCGCGCCCGTGATCATGTTCTTGATGTAGTCCGCGTGGCCCGGGCAATCGACGTGCGCGTAGTGCCGCCCAGCCGTCTCGTACTCCACGTGCGAAACCGCGATGGTCACCGTCTTCGTGTCGTCACGGACGATGCCACCCTTCGCGATGTCGGCGTAGCGGATCTCCTTCGCGAGATTCTTCTTGCTCTGCACCTTCACCAGCGCCGCAGTCAGCGTCGTCTTGCCGTGGTCGATGTGACCGATCGTGCCCACGTTCACGTGGGGCTTCGAACGTACGAACTTCTCCTTGGCCATCGCTTCACTACCTTCTTTGATGCAATTTAAGAGGGTCTCTTCACCTTCGAGCCCACAAGCAGGATTGAACTGCTGACCTCGTCCTTACCAAGGACGCGCTCTACCATCTGAGCTATGTGGGCCGACTGATCTCTCGGGAACCTGCGGAGCGGGAGAAGGGATTCGAACCCTCGACGTTCAGCTTGGAAGGCTGACGCTCTACCAACTGAGCTACTCCCGCGTTCGTTCTCCTCTTTCCTTCGTTTCCGTCTGACTGAGTGGAGGGTATTGGATTCGAACCAATGCAGGCGTAAGCCGGCGGGTTTACAGCCCGCTCCCTTTGGCCACTCGGGCAACCCTCCGCAAGTTTTCGTATGTGCTTCGTGCGATCTTCTGCTTCGAGCTAGCGAGGGGACTCGAACCCCTAACCGCCTGTTTACAAAACAGGTGCTCTACCGGTTGAGCTACGCCAGCGAGGTGCGCTGCGAGCGTTTTGTTCCCGATGCGACCGGAAGAGACTCCTTGTTCCGAGAGGCGACTGCACCGTTCACGGTTTCGGCTGGCCAGAACCGTGTTCGTGTGCGAGATAGGAAGCCCCACCGACGCCACCGGCAGCGCTCCTTTTTGGCGACACCAATGGCGGACGGGTGAGGACCCGTGGACGACCGGCGCGTGGTAGCGCCAGGCCTGTAGCGAGTCAAGCACAATTCGTACCGCCCGCTGGCCGGACCCACTGCTCAGAAATGCAGCTGTGGTTTCGGGCGCTTGGGCTGGCGGATTTCACGGGGTTCCACACCGCGACCACCTCCCGGAGCGGTCGCGCCTGCAACGCTGAATGCTAGACTGCAACTCAGCATGCAGTACACCCTGCGCAACATCCCCAGGACCCTGGACCAGGCGCTCCGGCAGCGCGCGCGGCGCGAGAAGAAGACGCTCAACCAGGTGGTCATCGAGACCTTGGCCCAGGGCCTCGGGCTCGAAGCTCCGCAGGCGCGGCGCCGCGATCTGCGCGACCTGGTGGGGGCGAGACCGAGAGATCCAGCCCTGGAGCAGGCGCTCGACGACCAGCGGCGCGTCGATCCGGAGCTCTGGCGGTGAGAGTCGCCCTCGACACGAACCGCTACGTCGATCTGATTTCAGGGGACGAAGCCGTCGCCCAGCTCCTCGAGCTGGCAGACGCGGTCCTGGTTCCGTATGTCGTCCTCGCCGAGCTTCGAGCCGGCTTCGCCTTCGGCAGCCAGCCGGCCGACAACGAGCAGCTGCTCCGCCGGTTCCTGATGAAGGACGGAGTCGAGGTGCTCTTCGCCGACGACCAGACCACTCACCACTACGCGCGGGTGTATGCGCAGCTCCGCCGCCAAGGCACCCCCATCCCCACGAACGACCTGTGGATCGCGGCCTTGGTCCTCCAGCACGACGCGGCGCTGTGCAGCCGGGATGCTCATTTCGACCGCCTTCCTCAGCTAGCTCGCGTGTGAGCCCGGCCCGCGCAGACGGCCTCACAGTGCTGCTCACACGCAGCCGGTCGCGACACCGAGAGCGCGACAGACCATCCGCATCGTGGTGGCATCGAGTGTCGTCACGTATCGCTGCAGGTCGGCCTTCCGGAGGGTGAAGACGTGATCCAAGTTGACCACGCAGGCGGCCTTCATTCCGTGATCCGGGCCGAGGGGCACCTCGGTGGGGAGACCGCGGATGGTCGAAGTGATGCCCGCGACGATGACGGACTGCATCACTTCGAGCGCGTCAGGGCGGCTGAGCACCAGGACAGGCCGCCGCTTGTCCGGCGCGGAGAACCGGTGGAGCCAGACATCCCCTCGGTTCAGTCCTCGGGCCAAGCCTGAGCCTCCATCAGCGGCCCGAACTCGTCGCGGGTGACCGGCTTGTCGCCGTAGCCCTTGCGATAGGCCGCCTTGATGGAACGGTCGCGGCGGCGCGCCAGGTAGTCCCGGATGGCCTGGCGCAAGAAGGCAGAGCGCCCCGAGCGCTTGGTCTCTGGGTCACGGTCGACCTGGCGCAAGAGCTCCTCGTCGATGGTGAACTGAATCGCTCTCATGTGGATGATTATTGTCGATGGTGAATGTTGGGTCCAGCCTGACGCCGCGAGCGACGGCGCGCCGCCAGGGCGAGCGCCAGCCCGAGCCACGCGAAGCTCCCCGCGCGGACCTGGCTGACCCGACAGCCGCAGCCGGAGTCCTCGCCGGACGCGGCGGCGTTGCCACCGCCGCCGGTCCCGGCGTCGGGCACGTCGGGCGGACACTCCGGGATTCCCGGACCGTTGCCGCCCTCCCAGGTCGCCGGGGTGGCGATGGCGTAGAGGTTGTGGAGCAGCAGATAGTCCACGCCGTTGTAGCGGATGCCCTCGCTGTTGGGCGACCCGACGTAGTGCTGGCTCTTGCCGCGGATGAAGCGGTTCCAGACCGTGAAGCCGTGAGGCGCCGGCCCGCCCGGCAGCGGCGACTTCGGCTCGGCGCCGGCGGGAAGCTCGTCGATCATCTCGCGGGCGCGCTGACTGACCTTGGCCCCCACGGTGCACCAGCCGGCGTCGAGGCCGTGGATCACCCGGTGCGCGAGCGGGTACGCCGGCCAGTCCTCCTTCTCGCTCAGGGTCGCGAGGTTCTCGGCCGTCGCTGCGCCCCAGCCGTTGCCCACGGCCGCGACGGACATGGCCATGTGGAGGTTGTCGGCCTTGATGTACTGCGGAGCGGTCGGCTGGCTCGAGATCTCCCAGATCCCGGCCAGCGCGTCGTCCACCGCGGGCAGCCATGCGCCGTCGGTGAAGAACCCCGCCGCCAGGCGCGTGCCGTGCGAGAACCCCGAGGCGAGCGGCCCTCTGTTGACGTCGCGATCGCCGCAGGCCGGGTTCTTGATCACCCAGTTGTGGCTCGAGACGTGCTCGATGATGCGCTTGCCCTGCTCGGCCGCCCAAGCATTCAGGTCACGCGCCTTCACGAAGGTCTGCTTGGGCACCAGGGCCTTCACGAGCGCGAGGCCGAGGAGCACGTGATAGACCTGATCTTGGCTCATCTCCTTGTTGGTGAGCTCCGGATCGATGAAGTCGGACGTCATCGCCGTCATCGGCGGGAAGTTCGAGTAGAAGCCATCCGGCACGTCGTCGCGCAGGAAGAAGCCGTTGAGCTTCGGCTCCTGCGTGCACGGCGGCGGGAACGACGCGTCCGCGACCAGATCCAGCCGCTCCATCGCGCGCAGCGCGAAGTAGAGCTCGTCGGCGGTCGTCGCGAGCGTGCCCGGCGCGCCGGGGAACTGCGCCGGGTGCGCCAGGATGTAGTGCTCCGTCGCGAGCGCGCCGATGTACCAGCCGAGGCCGATGGTGCTGTCGGACCAACGGATGATCCCCTGCGGCTCGATGCGCTCGTCGGCCGGTTGGCTCATGCCGGGCGCGTCGCCGACGACGATGAACTCGCTGCTCAACCGGGAACGCAGGGCCTGGTACTTGGCGGCGTTCTCCGAGGTCGTGGCGGCCGAGGCCGTGGCGGAGCAGAGGAGCGCGGCGAGGAGGAAGCGCATGGGACGGGAGATTGTATCTGGTTGGCGTCACGCTGCGCCAGCCGGCCTGCGACGTGCTCTTCGCCGAGGTCGCTCTCCTCGAAGGTGTAGCCAGCCGTTGCTCAACGCGAACACTCCTGGGTCGCAGTGAGCGTCAGTATCTCGGTCCCGTCCGCGCAGTTCTTGCCCATCGGATGGGTCACGCACCCGGCTCCGGTCTGGGTCAGCTTCAACGAAGTCCACGGGTCACCCGAGAACGCATAGGTGCCGTTGCCGAACGCGGTTCCGCCGGGAAAGGAGCCGGAGTAGTCGTAGCGTCCACCCGAAGCGGGATAGTGCTTGTCCGGATGATAGGTGGCGTGACCGCTGAGCCCTCCTCCGAGCTGGATCCGAAACTCCTTCTCCAGATCGCACACCTGACCGGAGAAGACGGCTTCGTCCTTCTTGCCACTGACCTTCCATCCCGGGGGTTTCCAGTCGATCACGACGAAGGCCTGCTCGCCGAGGCTCCAGTGCGTCACCTTGGCCAGCTGCAGAATGGGGCCTGCAAGACCGCTCGCCTTCGCCCCCCCCGCTGCCTTGAGGCTGCTCCAGAACATGTTGACGATGGAGCCGAGGTCCTCTTTCTCGGGCTGGGCCTCGACGAAGAACGAATACTCGGTCTCCCAGGACTTTGCGGAGTCGGGCAGGTCCCGCTTCTGAGCGCGACCCAGGATGGTCAGATCGACGAACCCCTTGTCGTCCGCGAGTTGCTTGAGGTGCTTGTAGTTCCCCCACAAGACGCGGTCGAAGCCCGTGCCTTCCTTGAACTGCACCCCGACTCCCGACAAGCCCTTGCCGTCCTCGGGCAGCTTGAACGACACGCCGAAGGCGTTGAGGCCGAAGCTGGTCAGGCACGCCTCCAGGTTCTTGCCGTCGGGAAACCCTTCGGAGTCGGTGATGATCTGGATTCGGTGCTTCTGCTCCTTGCCGTCCGTGGTCTTCTTCGTGCGCTCCAGCTGCGGCGGATCGGAGTCGATCCTCAGCGCCATGAAGTGGATGGCGAGGTAGGTGCTGAGCGCCGACGTCACGGTATTGGCATAGCTGGTGGCCGACCCGATCTTCTTGGCGCCATCTCCGCTTGCACCCAACGCCTTCGCGACGAGCTCGCTCGTCTTGGGTAGGCCCGCCTTCGCACCGTCCTCGAACGCGAGGCTCCCGCCGCCGCCCGCGAGCTTGAGGACACCCTTGACCCAACCGGTCGTTTCCTTGTCGCCCAAGAGCTCGCTGCAGTTGAATCCACCCGCGGCGGCATGCGCCTCGGGGATCAGAGTGAGCTCGGCCGGCGACACCCGAGCCCAGATGCTCTCGTTGGGAGCCCGAGCATCGCCCGGCCCGAGCGAGCCAGTCTTGCCGTCGGCATGGGAGCGGGCGAGCGCGCCGCGAAACGAGAGCCAGCTCAGCAGGTGGACGGTCGGCAAATCGATCACCAACTCAGTTCCGACCTTCTCATCCAAGAGATCGACGCGCGAGCGGCCGCGCCGCACGCGCTCACGCACCAGCTCGGCGAGCAGCTGAGCCGGCGCTCCCGAGCGCTTCGCGTTGGCACGAATGTCCTCCAGGAGCGCCTTACCCACCGCCTGAGAGTCCGCGCCGGGAAGCCCGAGGGTCAGGATGCCTCCCGC contains:
- a CDS encoding type II toxin-antitoxin system VapC family toxin is translated as MRVALDTNRYVDLISGDEAVAQLLELADAVLVPYVVLAELRAGFAFGSQPADNEQLLRRFLMKDGVEVLFADDQTTHHYARVYAQLRRQGTPIPTNDLWIAALVLQHDAALCSRDAHFDRLPQLARV
- the nusG gene encoding transcription termination/antitermination protein NusG, with the translated sequence MLAAPAETPGEETSSAKKWYVVTTYSGYENKVKAALQERIRQFKMEEKFGEVLIPSETVTESAKDGKQRVKTKTSFPGYVFVEMEMSEHAWHLVKDTPKVTGFIGNQRPQEVKPPHIEDLRKGIVEGAVKPKPRHQFQEGDEVRVVVGAFANFSGTVQEVKPDKQKLKVMVSIFGRPTPVELDFSHVEKR
- the tuf gene encoding elongation factor Tu — encoded protein: MAKEKFVRSKPHVNVGTIGHIDHGKTTLTAALVKVQSKKNLAKEIRYADIAKGGIVRDDTKTVTIAVSHVEYETAGRHYAHVDCPGHADYIKNMITGAAQMDGAILVVSALDSVMPQTREHVLLARQVGLNHIVVFLNKCDAVEDPEMLELVEMEVRELLNKYKFNGDNAKIVQGAALPALQGDAKWEAKIDELLGALDSEIPQPQREVDKPFLMAVEDVFSIKGRGTVATGRIERGKVHVNDEVEIIGFDRDKKTVVTGVEMFRKSMDEGQAGDNVGCLLRGIDKDQIERGQILAAPGSIKPHKKFMGEVYVLKKEEGGRHTPFFTNYKPQFYIRTMDVTGSVTLPEGIKMVMPGDNVTVEVELITNVALEEQMRFAIREGGKTVGAGVVTKIIE
- the rpmG gene encoding 50S ribosomal protein L33 → MAASDVTSRPGRLRVALACEVCGERNYKTTIARREGSQPLCLKKFCKTCERHTVHKESK
- the secE gene encoding preprotein translocase subunit SecE, producing MARKDEEKDDELNEDEESASGDASAEERDDDERSEDESDAGAEDEAEESPEAHERERAEHESADLALEAKALAHESTETAAEQLGASARYVHAAFFIGGILLAFISSKIIGVAWGALADWPAATRAVPLLLRFAEDERGSYALGIGALIGILTIVQVYRKEHVRRWADEVALELTKVTWPSRETVTNGTIVVIVASMIATVYVALLDRFWGFLTHLVYGA
- a CDS encoding ribbon-helix-helix protein, CopG family; the encoded protein is MRAIQFTIDEELLRQVDRDPETKRSGRSAFLRQAIRDYLARRRDRSIKAAYRKGYGDKPVTRDEFGPLMEAQAWPED
- a CDS encoding type II toxin-antitoxin system PemK/MazF family toxin, with the translated sequence MARGLNRGDVWLHRFSAPDKRRPVLVLSRPDALEVMQSVIVAGITSTIRGLPTEVPLGPDHGMKAACVVNLDHVFTLRKADLQRYVTTLDATTMRMVCRALGVATGCV